The following proteins are co-located in the Bacillota bacterium genome:
- a CDS encoding V-type ATP synthase subunit D encodes MELRVNPTRMELNRLKTRLTVAVRGHKLLKDKRDELMRQFLVLVRQNKELREEVEERLARSFQKFMLARAVMSAEAVEEAIMFPQVQLEVQLAIQNIMSVHTPKISWQQVGETSASIYPYGFAETSGELDDSINTLSELLPQLLELAEIETAVTRLAQEIERTRRRVNALEHVMIPDLEKTVRYITMKLEENERANLTRLMKVKDIVRAKSI; translated from the coding sequence ATGGAGCTTAGGGTTAATCCTACCCGGATGGAGCTGAACCGCTTAAAAACGCGGCTCACGGTGGCTGTTCGCGGCCATAAGCTGTTAAAAGACAAGCGTGACGAGCTCATGCGCCAATTCTTGGTTCTGGTCCGACAGAACAAAGAGCTGCGCGAGGAAGTAGAAGAACGGCTGGCCCGCTCGTTCCAGAAGTTCATGCTGGCTCGGGCAGTGATGTCAGCCGAGGCAGTGGAAGAAGCCATCATGTTTCCTCAGGTGCAACTTGAGGTACAGCTGGCCATTCAGAATATCATGAGCGTGCACACGCCGAAAATCAGTTGGCAGCAAGTGGGAGAGACCAGCGCCAGTATTTATCCCTACGGCTTTGCCGAGACATCAGGCGAGCTGGACGACTCCATCAACACTTTGTCTGAGTTGCTGCCGCAGCTGCTGGAGCTGGCTGAGATCGAGACAGCCGTGACTCGCCTGGCGCAGGAAATCGAACGCACGCGCCGGCGGGTTAACGCCTTAGAGCACGTCATGATCCCTGATCTAGAAAAGACCGTGCGTTATATCACCATGAAGCTGGAGGAAAACGAACGAGCCAATCTGACGCGGTTGATGAAGGTGAAAG